A region of the Deltaproteobacteria bacterium GWC2_65_14 genome:
GTCCGGGGTGGAGGCGAAGCGCCGGAAATATAGTGGACATTTTCCGGGCCGGACGACTACAATTGAGCGGACATGGCCGACCGGAAGATACCCCGATACATCGCGATCGAGGGGGCGATCGGAGTCGGAAAGACCTCCCTCGCCAAGCTGCTGGCCCAGAAGTTCGGTGCCAGGCTTGTCCAGGAGGAGGTCGGCAACAACCCGTTTCTGGAACGGTTTTACGAGGAGCGACGGAAGTACGCCTTCCAGACGCAGCTGTTCTTCCTCCTGTCCCGGTACCGGCAGCAGCGGGAGATCGCCCAGGGGAACCTCTTCGAGAAGGGGATCGTCTCCGATTACGTCCTGGCCAAGGACAAGATCTTCGCCTTCCTGAACCTCGAGGAGGACGAGATCTCCCTCTACGAGATGATCTACAAGCTGCTCGTTCCCACGGTCCCGCGTCCCGACCTGGTGATCTACCTGCAGGCCCGCCCGGAGGTGCTTCTCTCCCGCGTCCGCAAGCGGGGGGTGGAATACGAGCGGAACATTTCCCTTGACTACCTCCGGACGCTCAGCGATGCTTATAACGAGTACTTTTTCCACTATGACGAGACTCCGCTCCTGGTGGTGAACACGAGCGAGATCGACTTCGTGGAAAGCCCCCGCGACCTTGAACAGCTGTTTCGGGAAGTCAAGAGCGCGAAACGGGGGACGCAACACTACATACCGCTGGGATCCAGGTAGCACCGGACCGAGACGGAATCGTAAGAGCGCGGGCGCGCGTGAGAGCGGCCTTCCGGATACGATTCCGGAAGGCTTTTTTCATTAGGGACGGTCCTGATAGAGGGCATATCTGGGGAACAAAGGGACCGCAGTTCACGACAGACGTTGAGGTATCAACAAGTGGACGCCAGGACCGTCCCTGTTTTTCAAGAGGCGACTTTGAAGAAGACCACGATTCCCGACATCGCCCGGAGGAAGGCGGAGGGCGGCAAGATCGTCATGATCACCGCCTACGACGTCGTCTTCTCCCGGATCTTCGACGAGGTCGGGGTGGATATCCTCCTGGTCGGCGACTCGCTCGGCCAGGTGGTGCTGGGGCTCCCCGACACCCTCGGGGTGACGATGGAGGATATGGAGCGACACACCGCGGCGGTGGGCAGGGGGCGGAAGCGGGCCCTGCTCGTCGCGGACATGCCCTTTCTGTCCTTCCAGGCGGAGCCCGCGGAGGCGATCCGGAACGCGGGGAGGCTGCTGCAGGCGGGCGCCGAGGCGGTGAAGCTGGAGGGGGGGCGCAACATCGAGGCGACCCTCCGGGCGATCGTGAACTGCGACATCCCGGTGATGGGGCATGTGGGGCTCACCCCCCAGTCGATCCACCGGATGGGGGGATACCGGGTACAGGGGAAGGACGCTGCGCAGCGGCAGCGGCTGATGGACGACGCCCTCGCCGTGCAGGAGGCGGGGGCCTTCTCCCTGGTGCTGGAAGGGATCCCGGCCGACCTGGCCGCCGGAATCACGGAGAGGCTTTCGATCCCCACGATCGGGATCGGGGCGGGAGCCGGCTGCGACGGCCAGGTGCTCGTGATGCAGGACCTGCTGGGGCTGCTGGACGACTTCCGGCCGAAGTTCGTGAAGCGGTTCGCGGAGCTGAAAGCCCCGGTCCAGAAGGCGGTCCGGGCCTACGCGGACGCGGTGCGCCGGGGGACGTTCCCCGGGAAGGAGCACTCGTACTGATGGAGATTTTCCGGCGGCCGCGGGAGATGCAGTCCTGGGCCGACGCCAGCAGGCTGGCGGGGACCCGGCTGGGACTCGTCCCGACGATGGGCTGCCTGCACGAGGGGCACATCAGCCTGCTGCGGGTTGCCCGGGAGCGGGGATGCGGCGCCGTCGCGGCGACCATCTTCGTGAACCCGACGCAGTTCGGGCCGGGGGAGGATTTCGAGCGGTATCCCCGGGAGGAGGAGCGGGACCTGGCGATGCTGCGAGACGGAGGCGCCGACGCGGTCTACCTCCCCGGCGTCGGGGAGGTCTACCCGGAGGGGTACCAGACTTTCGTCGAGATGGGGGAGGTTTCGAAGGGGCTCTGCGGGGACCGGCGTCCCGGGCATTTCCGGGGGGTGGCGACGGTGGTGGCGAAGCTGCTGCATGTCGGAAAGCCGCACCTGGCGATCTTCGGGGAGAAGGATTTTCAGCAGCTCGCGGTGATCCGGAGGATGGTTCGCGACCTGGACATCGATGTGGAAATCGTCGGGGCCCCGACCGTGCGGGAGCCCGACGGGCTGGCGATGAGCTCGCGGAACCGGTACCTGGAGGTGGAGGACCGGGCGACCGCCCGCTGCCTCTCCCGGGGGCTGTTCCGGGCGAGGG
Encoded here:
- a CDS encoding deoxyadenosine kinase; its protein translation is MADRKIPRYIAIEGAIGVGKTSLAKLLAQKFGARLVQEEVGNNPFLERFYEERRKYAFQTQLFFLLSRYRQQREIAQGNLFEKGIVSDYVLAKDKIFAFLNLEEDEISLYEMIYKLLVPTVPRPDLVIYLQARPEVLLSRVRKRGVEYERNISLDYLRTLSDAYNEYFFHYDETPLLVVNTSEIDFVESPRDLEQLFREVKSAKRGTQHYIPLGSR
- a CDS encoding 3-methyl-2-oxobutanoate hydroxymethyltransferase produces the protein MKKTTIPDIARRKAEGGKIVMITAYDVVFSRIFDEVGVDILLVGDSLGQVVLGLPDTLGVTMEDMERHTAAVGRGRKRALLVADMPFLSFQAEPAEAIRNAGRLLQAGAEAVKLEGGRNIEATLRAIVNCDIPVMGHVGLTPQSIHRMGGYRVQGKDAAQRQRLMDDALAVQEAGAFSLVLEGIPADLAAGITERLSIPTIGIGAGAGCDGQVLVMQDLLGLLDDFRPKFVKRFAELKAPVQKAVRAYADAVRRGTFPGKEHSY
- a CDS encoding pantoate--beta-alanine ligase encodes the protein MEIFRRPREMQSWADASRLAGTRLGLVPTMGCLHEGHISLLRVARERGCGAVAATIFVNPTQFGPGEDFERYPREEERDLAMLRDGGADAVYLPGVGEVYPEGYQTFVEMGEVSKGLCGDRRPGHFRGVATVVAKLLHVGKPHLAIFGEKDFQQLAVIRRMVRDLDIDVEIVGAPTVREPDGLAMSSRNRYLEVEDRATARCLSRGLFRARELFLAGERDSGKLAAVARREIETEPRAALEYAEARDPETLLPVSGRAERMTILTAARVGPARLIDNITLEGGGTT